One part of the Pseudomonadota bacterium genome encodes these proteins:
- the rfbD gene encoding dTDP-4-dehydrorhamnose reductase: MAREKLISAKTKNRPRLMLLGARGQLGSDCREVFSSEYEVCGFTSADLNLLHPEKIGQAVLHCRPQLIINAAAHTRVDACEHEPESARLINVEAPACLALAAKELGALLVQISTDYVFAGDRPLPLGYREDDPVGPVSVYGRSKLAGEKAVAGAGCDFLVVRTAWLYGRYGHNFLKTILRLVLSEPRRERQVVADQFGCLTWSWRLAQQLLSLVRAGKRGLYHAVAEGSASWYEVACTFLDMMEVEHRIVPCLSAQYPTPARRPENSLLLNHRLEHDGLLLMLPWRRDLKLFVARNRERLLAEASSF, encoded by the coding sequence ATGGCACGGGAAAAGCTCATTTCTGCAAAAACTAAAAACCGACCGCGCTTGATGTTACTGGGGGCCAGAGGACAACTAGGCTCAGATTGCCGGGAAGTTTTTTCCTCCGAATATGAGGTCTGTGGTTTTACTTCTGCGGATCTCAATCTTCTTCATCCCGAAAAGATCGGGCAGGCGGTACTACATTGTCGTCCGCAGCTGATTATCAACGCCGCCGCCCATACCCGGGTTGATGCTTGTGAGCATGAACCGGAATCGGCTCGCCTGATTAATGTCGAGGCTCCGGCTTGTCTGGCGCTGGCGGCAAAGGAGCTGGGAGCTTTACTGGTTCAGATCTCGACCGACTATGTTTTTGCTGGAGATCGGCCACTGCCCTTGGGCTATCGCGAGGATGACCCGGTCGGCCCGGTTTCGGTTTATGGGCGCAGTAAGCTGGCCGGTGAGAAGGCTGTGGCCGGTGCTGGTTGTGATTTCCTTGTCGTGCGTACGGCCTGGCTTTATGGCCGGTACGGGCATAATTTTCTCAAAACCATTTTACGCCTGGTATTGTCAGAGCCGCGAAGGGAAAGACAGGTGGTGGCGGACCAGTTTGGTTGTCTGACTTGGAGCTGGAGGCTGGCACAACAATTGCTGTCGTTAGTCAGGGCCGGGAAAAGGGGTCTCTATCATGCCGTTGCCGAAGGCTCGGCGAGCTGGTATGAAGTGGCCTGTACTTTTCTCGATATGATGGAGGTGGAACATCGCATTGTTCCCTGCCTAAGTGCCCAGTATCCGACTCCGGCCCGAAGGCCGGAGAACTCACTTTTGCTTAATCATCGTCTCGAGCATGATGGCCTGTTACTGATGCTTCCCTGGCGG
- a CDS encoding YjbQ family protein — protein MLFTHQLRSRHRRQMIDITAKLQADLDAVACRNGICMVFVQHTTAAVTVNENADADVPLDLFTRLAQLVPERDAYRHLEGNSDAHILSVLIGTSLVLPVDQGKLVLGGWQGIFFVELDGPRQRSYVVKLLAG, from the coding sequence ATGCTTTTCACGCACCAATTACGCAGCCGCCATCGGCGGCAGATGATTGACATTACCGCAAAGCTGCAGGCTGACCTTGATGCGGTCGCTTGCCGAAACGGGATTTGTATGGTTTTTGTTCAACATACGACGGCGGCGGTGACGGTTAATGAAAACGCTGACGCCGACGTGCCGCTGGATCTGTTCACGAGATTGGCGCAACTAGTGCCGGAACGTGATGCTTACCGGCATCTTGAGGGAAATTCCGATGCCCATATTCTGAGCGTGTTAATCGGAACCTCGCTGGTGTTGCCAGTCGATCAGGGAAAGCTGGTCCTGGGGGGCTGGCAGGGAATTTTTTTCGTCGAGCTCGACGGTCCCAGACAGCGTTCCTACGTGGTAAAGCTATTGGCGGGATAA
- a CDS encoding flavodoxin family protein encodes MAKVVIVYDSLRGNTQRVVEVMGELFQAAGHQVKAFKPKEMELVDVRAADVLLLGGPTYHKDLINTMKQVLFKLEKADLKGKPGAAFASFGWSGESLAIVEDTMKNLYEMRLLADGIKVKQTPVAAKVKQEVGSFVDKILAAI; translated from the coding sequence ATGGCGAAGGTAGTTATTGTCTATGATTCCTTGCGGGGAAACACACAGCGGGTGGTTGAGGTTATGGGCGAGCTTTTTCAGGCCGCCGGTCACCAGGTCAAGGCGTTCAAGCCCAAAGAAATGGAGCTTGTGGATGTGCGGGCGGCGGATGTTCTCTTGCTGGGTGGGCCGACCTACCATAAGGATCTGATAAATACTATGAAACAGGTCCTCTTTAAACTTGAAAAGGCTGATCTGAAGGGTAAGCCAGGGGCCGCTTTTGCTTCATTTGGCTGGAGCGGGGAGTCGCTTGCGATTGTCGAGGACACCATGAAAAACCTGTACGAGATGAGGCTGCTGGCAGACGGGATCAAGGTTAAACAGACTCCGGTTGCGGCCAAGGTCAAACAGGAGGTCGGGTCCTTTGTTGATAAAATTCTGGCCGCTATTTAA
- a CDS encoding rubredoxin, whose protein sequence is MDKFVCDVCGYVYDPEVGDPDGGIAPGTAFADLPEDWVCPMCGADKESFSRFD, encoded by the coding sequence ATGGATAAATTTGTATGTGATGTGTGCGGCTATGTCTATGACCCCGAGGTTGGTGACCCTGATGGGGGCATCGCTCCTGGAACTGCGTTTGCCGACCTGCCCGAAGACTGGGTCTGTCCGATGTGCGGAGCCGATAAGGAAAGCTTCAGCAGGTTCGATTGA
- a CDS encoding DUF3786 domain-containing protein encodes MAEKKTLLKILDLLKKLPRTNCGACGYATCMAFAMQVLREGENPAKCPYWKPEDLVFVKQALRDQGAETAFPDHLFSARKFVQGKIKDCDFARVADKIGARLLEDESGQALEINLLGRLYRVDKKQVEPLDQGEHDLWEHVLLYNYVAEAGGRPLSGNWVPMESLPGSLAKRKAFFAGCEEKIASSFNGRPQALVAALRFLKADFSAFDSNAEVVALFYPLPRIPFRLFFWDGDQVEGFTPQVKILFDETVLDYLDIESLVFLGQKCAEKLIVADAPIGSGP; translated from the coding sequence ATGGCTGAAAAAAAAACTTTGCTGAAAATTTTGGATTTATTAAAAAAACTGCCTCGGACCAACTGCGGGGCTTGTGGTTATGCCACCTGCATGGCTTTTGCCATGCAAGTGCTCAGAGAGGGGGAAAACCCCGCTAAATGCCCTTACTGGAAACCGGAAGATCTGGTTTTTGTCAAACAGGCCCTGCGTGATCAGGGGGCTGAAACGGCTTTTCCAGATCATCTTTTTTCGGCCCGGAAATTTGTTCAGGGAAAAATCAAGGATTGTGATTTTGCGCGGGTGGCGGATAAAATCGGCGCCCGTTTACTTGAGGATGAGTCGGGCCAGGCCTTAGAAATTAACCTTTTGGGGCGCCTGTATCGGGTGGATAAAAAACAGGTGGAACCTCTGGATCAGGGAGAGCATGATCTTTGGGAACATGTTCTGTTGTATAACTATGTCGCTGAAGCCGGTGGGCGTCCTTTAAGCGGCAACTGGGTTCCCATGGAGAGTCTTCCCGGCAGTCTGGCTAAGCGCAAGGCTTTTTTCGCCGGTTGCGAGGAAAAAATCGCCTCATCTTTCAACGGCCGACCGCAGGCCCTGGTGGCCGCTTTACGTTTTCTGAAGGCCGATTTTTCCGCCTTCGACAGCAATGCCGAGGTCGTCGCCCTTTTTTATCCTCTACCCCGCATTCCTTTTCGGCTGTTTTTTTGGGATGGCGATCAGGTGGAAGGTTTTACACCCCAGGTCAAGATCCTTTTTGATGAGACCGTGCTTGACTATCTGGATATTGAGTCGCTGGTTTTTCTGGGTCAGAAATGCGCCGAAAAGCTGATCGTCGCGGACGCCCCCATTGGGTCAGGGCCGTGA
- the tsaB gene encoding tRNA (adenosine(37)-N6)-threonylcarbamoyltransferase complex dimerization subunit type 1 TsaB yields the protein MPLTLVLDSCTTDLRIALLRDGRVLAALRLDSSRSHSQTLLTAVDELLTLSGFELCALRRLAVSCGPGSFSGLRIGMTSMQGLSQALGCPLFTFVEHDLIAWRFIRRKGQVAVLTDARRGQVYWALYYSDGKTLKRSSHYRVDDPEVMAAALPAEGLLLAGSGVDLYKGKIAENLTGGEFYEGRRALPEPALLLEMPWFSRDAVFSPGERRIGLRAVSRNLEPLYIRPSDAEINRQQRQFSDSVKQTGGADG from the coding sequence ATGCCTCTGACCCTGGTTCTGGACAGCTGTACAACGGATTTGCGGATTGCCCTGCTGCGGGACGGCAGGGTTCTGGCGGCCCTGCGTCTGGATTCGTCCCGGTCTCACTCGCAGACCCTGCTGACAGCGGTGGATGAGCTGCTGACCTTGAGCGGCTTTGAACTCTGTGCTTTGAGACGGCTGGCGGTCAGTTGTGGACCGGGGTCCTTCAGCGGGCTGCGTATCGGCATGACAAGTATGCAGGGTCTTTCCCAGGCTCTGGGGTGCCCGCTTTTTACCTTTGTCGAACATGATCTGATCGCCTGGAGATTTATTCGACGCAAGGGACAGGTGGCGGTTTTGACTGACGCCCGGCGCGGTCAGGTTTATTGGGCTTTATATTACAGTGACGGAAAAACGTTGAAAAGATCCTCCCACTATCGAGTTGATGATCCGGAGGTTATGGCCGCAGCGTTGCCGGCCGAAGGGCTGCTGTTGGCTGGTTCCGGGGTTGATCTTTACAAGGGGAAAATAGCTGAGAACTTGACCGGAGGCGAATTTTATGAAGGTCGCCGGGCTTTGCCGGAGCCGGCTTTATTGCTGGAAATGCCTTGGTTCTCCAGGGATGCGGTTTTTTCACCCGGCGAACGGCGGATCGGTTTGCGAGCCGTCAGCCGGAACTTAGAGCCACTTTATATCCGGCCTTCCGATGCCGAAATCAATCGGCAGCAACGGCAGTTCTCCGATTCCGTAAAGCAGACCGGCGGCGCAGATGGCTGA
- the rseP gene encoding RIP metalloprotease RseP yields the protein MYSIVSAIVVLGILIFVHELGHFLVAKLCGVRVLTFSMGFGPRLLGLRYGDTEYLLSAVPLGGYVKMLGEGKGSETGELSAEEKPFSYEYKSPWQRLAIIIAGPGANILFAGLVFSVVYLFGVPLLSPVVGEVNHEMPAYAAGLRPGDRIISIDEQKIDDWDQLSTTIRASGGRELRIVYQRGELLDETRIVPQRIETRNMFGENVVNYVVGITASGETEIRHYQPAQALLQGLNETWKVAYLTIVGFVKMIERVIPAKELGGPIMIAQMAGQHAKAGILSLLYFMGIISVNLGILNLLPIPVLDGGHLLFITMEIILGRPVSMRKMEIAQQIGLCLLVSLMIFVFYNDLARIFSK from the coding sequence ATGTACAGTATCGTTTCGGCGATTGTCGTTCTCGGCATTCTTATCTTTGTCCATGAACTTGGCCATTTTCTGGTGGCCAAGCTCTGTGGAGTCAGGGTTTTAACCTTTTCTATGGGGTTTGGTCCCCGTCTTCTGGGTCTGCGTTACGGGGACACTGAATATCTGCTTTCGGCGGTTCCGCTCGGTGGCTACGTCAAAATGCTGGGCGAAGGCAAGGGCAGCGAGACTGGCGAGTTAAGCGCCGAAGAAAAGCCTTTTTCCTATGAATATAAAAGCCCCTGGCAGCGCCTGGCGATTATTATCGCGGGACCGGGGGCCAATATTCTTTTTGCGGGTCTTGTATTTTCTGTAGTCTATCTTTTTGGCGTACCTTTACTTAGCCCCGTGGTCGGCGAGGTAAACCATGAAATGCCGGCTTACGCCGCCGGTCTCAGGCCGGGGGACAGGATTATTTCCATTGATGAACAAAAAATTGATGACTGGGATCAGCTTTCAACGACGATCCGCGCCAGTGGCGGCCGCGAATTGCGGATAGTTTATCAGCGTGGTGAACTTCTTGATGAAACCCGGATTGTGCCTCAGAGAATTGAGACCCGAAACATGTTCGGTGAGAATGTGGTCAATTATGTTGTCGGCATCACGGCTTCCGGGGAAACCGAAATTCGTCATTATCAACCCGCGCAGGCTCTGCTTCAGGGCTTGAACGAAACCTGGAAAGTGGCTTATCTGACCATCGTCGGATTTGTTAAGATGATCGAACGGGTGATTCCCGCCAAAGAACTAGGCGGGCCGATCATGATCGCACAGATGGCGGGTCAGCATGCCAAGGCCGGAATTCTGAGCCTGCTTTATTTTATGGGTATTATCAGCGTCAATCTTGGTATCCTTAATCTGCTGCCGATACCGGTTCTGGACGGCGGTCATCTCCTCTTCATCACGATGGAGATCATTCTCGGCCGACCGGTAAGCATGCGAAAAATGGAGATTGCGCAGCAGATCGGGCTCTGTCTTTTAGTCTCCCTGATGATTTTTGTTTTTTACAACGATCTTGCTCGAATTTTCAGTAAATAA
- a CDS encoding 1-deoxy-D-xylulose-5-phosphate reductoisomerase, which produces MSRPEKKIALLGATGSIGRSALDVISRFPEYFEVVALGGGKNVAELFSQAQRFKPRLLAVQDKAGAAFLERKLREKRLTIPVLVGRDGALAVARQAESDLLVAAMVGAIGLEPVHAALTAGKDVALANKESMVMAGRLLNQTAAAHGARILPLDSEHSAIWQALQGAPPKGVAKLILTASGGPFREFSSSAMATVTLEQALCHPRWEMGPKISIDSATMMNKALEIIEARWLFEIDPDRIEVLVHPQSIVHSLVEYVDGSVIAQLGLPDMRLPIAYALGYPERLPLALPKLDLAGLGQLDFHPADSDRFPALRLVREALASGDSGAIAFNAANEVAVELFRQRKIGFLEIVATVAKVLDKVVQQNFSTLAEVLAYDAQVRETLVGADVQGRNSII; this is translated from the coding sequence ATGTCCAGGCCGGAAAAGAAGATTGCGTTACTCGGAGCCACCGGTTCAATCGGTCGCAGCGCCCTTGATGTCATAAGTCGTTTTCCTGAATACTTTGAGGTGGTGGCTTTGGGCGGCGGGAAAAATGTCGCTGAATTATTTTCTCAGGCGCAACGTTTCAAACCCCGGCTTCTGGCGGTTCAGGATAAGGCCGGGGCCGCTTTTTTAGAGCGAAAATTGCGGGAAAAGCGACTCACGATTCCGGTTTTGGTCGGTCGGGACGGGGCTTTGGCGGTGGCCAGGCAGGCTGAATCAGATCTTCTGGTGGCGGCGATGGTGGGGGCGATTGGTCTGGAACCGGTTCATGCCGCCCTGACGGCCGGTAAGGATGTCGCCCTGGCCAATAAGGAGTCGATGGTTATGGCCGGTCGTCTTCTGAACCAGACCGCCGCCGCCCACGGCGCCAGAATCCTGCCTTTGGACAGCGAACATTCCGCTATCTGGCAGGCTCTGCAAGGCGCTCCCCCAAAAGGGGTGGCCAAACTGATTCTTACGGCATCGGGAGGTCCCTTTCGCGAATTTTCCAGCTCCGCGATGGCGACGGTGACCCTGGAACAGGCCCTGTGCCATCCTCGTTGGGAGATGGGGCCGAAGATCAGCATCGACTCGGCGACGATGATGAATAAGGCTCTGGAAATTATCGAGGCCCGCTGGCTTTTTGAGATTGATCCGGACCGGATCGAGGTGCTGGTTCACCCCCAAAGTATCGTTCATTCACTGGTTGAGTATGTGGATGGTTCGGTAATCGCGCAGCTGGGTTTGCCTGATATGCGTCTGCCGATCGCCTATGCTCTGGGTTATCCTGAGAGATTGCCTCTGGCCTTACCTAAACTTGATTTGGCCGGATTGGGACAGCTTGATTTTCATCCGGCCGACAGTGATCGTTTTCCGGCTTTGCGGTTGGTCCGTGAGGCCTTGGCCTCCGGCGATAGTGGCGCCATCGCTTTTAATGCCGCCAACGAAGTTGCGGTTGAACTTTTCCGGCAGCGGAAGATTGGTTTTCTGGAGATCGTGGCAACGGTCGCCAAGGTTCTTGACAAGGTGGTGCAGCAAAATTTTTCCACTCTTGCCGAAGTTCTGGCGTATGACGCCCAGGTCCGTGAAACGCTGGTTGGAGCGGATGTTCAGGGGCGTAATTCAATAATCTAG
- a CDS encoding isoprenyl transferase — MNVGNLLPSTLRHIAMIMDGNGRWAEKHGRPRVKGHEAGAKTVDRMVSYCSGIGLEVLTLYAFSSENWQRPVFEVSALMSLLRHYLRREDKRLKKNNIRLRAIGRLQRLEPGLRRELERVILDTSSGNGMILNLAISYGGRDELCDAAAELCRQVQNGELRCDEINDELLSRHLYTAGLPDPDMMIRTGGEFRVSNFLLWQSAYTELYFTETLWPDFSAEELGRIIDDFKCRERRFGRVPENK; from the coding sequence ATGAATGTAGGCAATCTTCTTCCTTCGACCCTGCGTCATATCGCCATGATTATGGATGGGAACGGTCGCTGGGCTGAGAAACATGGTCGTCCCCGGGTAAAAGGGCATGAAGCCGGAGCCAAAACGGTTGATCGTATGGTTAGTTACTGTTCCGGAATCGGCCTCGAGGTCCTTACACTCTACGCTTTTTCTTCGGAAAACTGGCAACGGCCGGTCTTTGAAGTCAGCGCGCTGATGAGCCTTTTACGACATTATCTGCGGCGTGAAGACAAAAGGCTCAAAAAAAATAACATCCGTCTTCGGGCGATTGGTCGACTCCAGCGTCTGGAGCCGGGGTTGCGCCGGGAACTGGAGCGTGTCATCCTCGATACGTCATCCGGAAACGGTATGATCCTGAATCTGGCGATCAGTTACGGTGGCCGGGACGAACTTTGTGATGCGGCGGCGGAGCTCTGTCGTCAAGTGCAAAATGGCGAGTTGCGCTGTGATGAAATTAATGATGAGCTGCTGTCCCGTCATCTGTATACGGCCGGTCTGCCGGATCCCGATATGATGATTCGTACCGGGGGTGAGTTTAGAGTCAGTAATTTCCTTCTCTGGCAGTCAGCCTACACCGAACTTTATTTTACGGAGACCTTGTGGCCGGATTTTTCAGCGGAAGAGTTGGGGCGGATCATTGATGATTTTAAGTGTCGGGAGCGCCGCTTTGGGCGCGTTCCGGAAAACAAGTAG
- the dusB gene encoding tRNA dihydrouridine synthase DusB, giving the protein MFMDKKIILAPMAGLSDQPFRRLCRSFGADLAVSEMISAKGLLYGDHKSRELLIPGLSDQPHWVQLFGSDPEIIRAAAELAIDAGADLIDINMGCPVRKVIKTGAGAALLLAPDKAEAIMRALNRPPAIPYTVKVRSGWDSRGINLDLFIELAAKHGARALTCHPRTAVMMFSGLADWQLLLKAAKKSPLPIIGSGDLFEPETAIAALQQNNLSGIMLGRGTLGRPWLFREIKETLKNNPLAKPGAEEKRLTILTHSRLLQEVYGERTGLLLYRKHLAWYSRGICGAAAFRKELFSLTSMTELNQKVESLFI; this is encoded by the coding sequence ATGTTCATGGATAAAAAAATCATTCTGGCACCAATGGCCGGCTTAAGCGACCAACCCTTTCGCCGACTCTGCCGTTCTTTCGGTGCCGACCTTGCGGTCAGCGAAATGATCAGCGCTAAAGGTTTGCTTTATGGTGACCATAAAAGCCGGGAATTACTGATTCCCGGCCTCAGCGACCAACCGCACTGGGTTCAGCTTTTCGGCTCGGATCCGGAAATTATTCGGGCGGCGGCGGAACTTGCTATTGACGCGGGAGCCGACCTGATAGACATTAATATGGGCTGTCCGGTCAGAAAGGTAATCAAAACCGGAGCCGGGGCCGCGCTGTTACTGGCCCCGGATAAAGCCGAAGCCATTATGCGGGCACTTAACCGTCCGCCGGCCATCCCCTATACCGTCAAAGTCAGAAGCGGCTGGGACAGTCGCGGGATCAACCTTGACCTTTTCATTGAACTGGCCGCCAAACACGGGGCCCGGGCTCTGACCTGTCACCCACGGACAGCGGTCATGATGTTTTCCGGTCTGGCCGATTGGCAGCTGCTGCTGAAAGCTGCTAAAAAAAGCCCGCTGCCGATCATCGGCTCAGGCGACTTATTTGAACCGGAAACCGCAATTGCCGCCCTGCAACAAAACAACCTCAGCGGCATCATGCTGGGTCGGGGAACCCTGGGACGCCCCTGGCTTTTTCGTGAGATCAAGGAAACTCTGAAAAACAACCCCCTTGCAAAACCTGGAGCTGAGGAAAAACGTCTGACGATTCTGACTCACAGCCGACTATTGCAGGAGGTTTACGGGGAGAGGACCGGCCTGCTCCTCTATCGTAAACACCTGGCCTGGTATTCCCGCGGGATTTGCGGCGCGGCCGCCTTTCGCAAGGAACTGTTCAGCCTGACAAGCATGACCGAGCTCAACCAAAAGGTCGAAAGCCTTTTTATCTGA
- a CDS encoding gamma-glutamylcyclotransferase translates to MRREAALETPYFFFYGSLMERYKNFNRFLLRKVKTIQPAYCQGFLYQLPIGFPGLITLDGCQDLVVGELMTFSHPARIMRVLDLLENYYPDDSRRSVYLRRKLPVIAEGLDDSGNKVFIEHEAWVYTYPLEHLAPENKKQFFVSCGNWKLLSEQPPVKKSGFLRNLFKRLRERPQPQHVHIDPVLCLNEELYARWSASSACARFCKNPEQCRRNRRKRWDNFTLG, encoded by the coding sequence ATGCGTCGGGAAGCCGCGCTGGAAACCCCATATTTCTTCTTTTACGGCAGCCTCATGGAGCGCTATAAAAATTTTAACCGTTTTCTTTTGCGAAAGGTTAAAACTATTCAACCGGCCTATTGCCAGGGTTTTCTTTATCAGCTGCCTATCGGTTTCCCTGGCCTGATAACTTTGGATGGGTGCCAGGATCTGGTTGTCGGTGAGCTCATGACGTTCAGCCATCCCGCCAGAATCATGCGGGTTCTCGACCTGCTTGAAAACTATTATCCGGATGACTCGCGGCGAAGTGTTTATTTGCGGCGAAAGCTGCCGGTTATTGCCGAGGGGCTGGATGACTCAGGCAACAAGGTGTTTATCGAGCACGAAGCCTGGGTTTACACTTATCCACTGGAACATCTGGCTCCGGAAAATAAAAAACAATTCTTTGTCTCCTGCGGTAACTGGAAGCTTCTCAGTGAGCAGCCTCCAGTTAAAAAAAGCGGCTTTTTGCGTAATCTTTTTAAAAGGTTAAGAGAACGGCCGCAACCGCAACATGTCCATATCGACCCGGTGTTGTGCCTGAATGAAGAGCTCTATGCCCGCTGGTCAGCCTCTTCCGCTTGCGCCAGATTCTGTAAAAATCCCGAACAGTGTCGTCGTAATCGTCGTAAGCGCTGGGATAACTTTACATTGGGATAG
- a CDS encoding glycosyltransferase — MKLAFCLIKYFPYGGLQRDFLRIAEICHRSGYRIEVITLDWVGPVPEWLTLRLVRVRCVTNHARRLALALELSRMTSTGEYAATVGFSKMPGLDVYFAADSCYAAKNEKRNIFYRLSGRYRVYSFLEKAVFSAASPSVVLMLSEAEKHLYQHYYQTPEERLFLLPPGISRDRLRPLDAAALGAGLRAELGVGADSYLVLLVGSGFKTKGVDRALLAVASLPEEIRENCFLVVIGKDNFSPFARLAKSLGIAGRVIFFPGRDDITRFLVAADLLIHPAYKENTGTVLIEALAAGLPVLATDVCGYSGHIRQAQAGLVLTSPFVQERLNLLLARMLLSRHRNAWSRNALRYVEREDVFSMPEKAAEIIIKVARRQKP, encoded by the coding sequence TTGAAGCTGGCATTCTGTCTGATCAAATATTTCCCTTACGGGGGATTGCAGAGGGACTTTCTTAGGATTGCCGAGATCTGTCATCGTTCCGGGTACCGGATCGAGGTTATTACTCTTGACTGGGTCGGTCCGGTTCCCGAGTGGTTGACCTTGCGGCTGGTTCGCGTCCGGTGCGTAACCAATCATGCGCGCCGTCTGGCGCTTGCGCTGGAACTGTCCCGCATGACCTCCACTGGAGAGTATGCCGCAACCGTCGGTTTCAGCAAGATGCCGGGTCTGGATGTTTATTTCGCGGCGGACAGCTGTTATGCCGCAAAAAATGAAAAACGAAATATTTTCTACCGTCTCAGCGGCCGCTATCGGGTCTATTCCTTTCTGGAAAAAGCGGTTTTCTCCGCAGCTTCGCCAAGTGTAGTGCTGATGCTGTCGGAGGCAGAAAAACATCTTTATCAGCATTATTATCAGACTCCGGAAGAACGCTTATTTCTTTTGCCACCGGGAATTTCCCGAGATCGTTTGCGCCCGCTTGACGCCGCCGCCCTCGGCGCCGGATTGAGAGCCGAGCTCGGGGTTGGGGCTGACAGCTATCTGGTTTTGCTGGTGGGCTCCGGATTCAAGACCAAAGGAGTTGATCGCGCCTTGCTGGCCGTGGCCTCTTTACCGGAAGAAATTCGGGAAAATTGTTTTCTGGTCGTGATCGGTAAGGATAATTTTTCACCTTTTGCACGCTTGGCGAAAAGTCTTGGAATTGCCGGCAGAGTGATTTTCTTTCCCGGGCGTGACGATATTACTCGTTTTCTGGTGGCGGCGGATCTTCTGATTCATCCGGCTTATAAAGAGAATACCGGTACCGTGTTGATTGAAGCCTTGGCCGCCGGGTTGCCGGTCCTGGCCACCGATGTCTGCGGTTACAGCGGGCATATTCGTCAAGCCCAGGCTGGGTTGGTTTTAACCTCACCGTTTGTGCAGGAAAGATTAAATCTTCTTCTGGCGCGAATGCTGTTGTCCCGCCACCGAAATGCCTGGTCCCGGAATGCTTTGCGCTATGTCGAACGGGAAGATGTTTTCAGTATGCCGGAAAAGGCGGCCGAAATAATAATCAAGGTGGCTCGGCGCCAAAAACCTTAG
- a CDS encoding class I SAM-dependent methyltransferase, translating to MNKSFLSENDLCPLCASSQRRPAFVGTDLLHGLPGRYEYVECRICGLIYQMPLPSPEKIASFYPEQYDPYRPTSLKNKNRFEKAVLRDKYGYRHLDSSVPGWLSWCLAPLVLRDAVHFLGNHRLLDVGCGSGRYLQSMRNLGWEVDGVEFNDGAAQTCRQAGLRVFAGELAQAGFADETFAVVTARHVLEHIAEPKAFVAEIFRILQPGGWLVLKTPNSRALARNWFGPKWYPNDAPRHLMLYSPANLRRLAQEQGFIPKRWFTESSPKAILNSWDYVSGNRGKPSRKRRLRRLLARVYVVAAGLDSGRGDEINIIFVKPEKQ from the coding sequence ATGAATAAATCTTTCTTATCTGAAAATGATTTGTGTCCTTTATGCGCTTCATCCCAGCGGCGACCTGCTTTTGTCGGCACCGATCTTCTCCATGGATTACCAGGCCGTTATGAGTATGTTGAATGTCGGATTTGTGGGTTGATTTATCAGATGCCATTGCCGAGTCCGGAAAAAATTGCCTCGTTTTATCCGGAGCAGTACGATCCCTATCGGCCGACTTCGTTAAAAAATAAAAATCGGTTCGAAAAAGCGGTGCTCAGGGATAAATACGGTTATCGGCATCTTGACAGTTCCGTCCCTGGGTGGCTTTCATGGTGTCTGGCCCCCTTGGTGCTGCGGGATGCGGTCCACTTTTTGGGCAATCACCGTCTCCTGGATGTTGGTTGCGGTTCAGGACGCTATCTGCAGAGCATGCGTAACTTGGGCTGGGAGGTTGACGGGGTTGAATTTAATGACGGTGCCGCACAGACTTGTCGTCAAGCGGGTCTGCGGGTTTTTGCCGGGGAACTGGCCCAGGCGGGTTTTGCCGATGAAACTTTTGCTGTCGTCACGGCCCGTCATGTTTTGGAGCATATTGCCGAACCTAAAGCCTTCGTCGCGGAGATTTTTCGTATTTTACAGCCCGGCGGTTGGCTGGTTTTAAAAACCCCGAACAGCCGGGCCCTGGCGCGCAACTGGTTTGGACCGAAATGGTATCCTAATGACGCTCCGCGTCATCTGATGCTTTATTCTCCGGCGAATCTGCGCCGCCTGGCGCAGGAGCAGGGTTTTATTCCGAAACGGTGGTTTACCGAATCATCACCTAAGGCTATCCTTAACAGTTGGGATTATGTTTCCGGCAATCGGGGAAAACCTTCGCGTAAACGCCGGCTGCGGCGGCTGCTGGCCCGGGTTTACGTTGTCGCGGCCGGGCTTGATTCCGGGCGTGGTGATGAAATAAATATCATTTTTGTCAAACCTGAAAAACAATGA